One part of the Glycine soja cultivar W05 chromosome 11, ASM419377v2, whole genome shotgun sequence genome encodes these proteins:
- the LOC114375008 gene encoding seed linoleate 9S-lipoxygenase-2: MFSVPGVSGILNRGGGHKIKGTVVLMRKNVLDFNSVADLTKGNVGGLIGTGLNVVGSTLDNLTAFLGRSVALQLISATKPLANGKGKVGKDTFLEGIIVSLPTLGAGESAFNIQFEWDESMGIPGAFYIKNYMQVEFYLKSLTLEDVPNQGTIRFVCNSWVYNTKLYKSVRIFFANHTYVPSETPAALVGYREEELKNLRGDGKGERKEHDRIYDYDVYNDLGNPDHGENFARPILGGSSTHPYPRRGRTGRYPTRKDQNSEKPGEVYVPRDENFGHLKSSDFLAYGIKSLSQYVLPAFESVFDLNFTPNEFDSFQDVRDLHEGGIKLPTEVISTIMPLPVIKELFRTDGEQVLKFPPPHVIQVSKSAWMTDEEFAREMVAGVNPCVIRGLQEFPPKSNLDPTIYGEQTSKITADALDLDGYTVDEALASRRLFMLDYHDVFMPYIRRINQTYAKAYATRTILFLRENGTLKPVAIELSLPHPAGDLSGAVSQVILPAKEGVESTIWLLAKAYVVVNDSCYHQLMSHWLNTHAVIEPFIIATNRHLSALHPIYKLLTPHYRDTMNINALARQSLINADGIIEKSFLPSKHSVEMSSAVYKNWVFTDQALPADLIKRGVAIKDPSAPHGLRLLIEDYPYAVDGLEIWAAIKTWVQEYVSLYYARDDDVKPDSELQQWWKEAVEKGHGDLKDKPWWPKLQTIEELVEICTIIIWTASALHAAVNFGQYPYGGFILNRPTSSRRLLPEKGTPEYEEMVKSHQKAYLRTITSKFQTLVDLSVIEILSRHASDEVYLGQRDNPHWTSDSKALQAFQKFGNKLKEIEEKLARKNNDQSLSNRLGPVQLPYTLLHPNSEEGLTCRGIPNSISI, translated from the exons ATGTTTTCAGTTCCAGGGGTGTCGGGAATCCTGAACAGAGGAGGAGGGCATAAGATAAAAGGGACAGTGGTGTTGATGAGGAAGAATGTGTTGGACTTCAACAGCGTGGCTGATCTTACTAAAGGAAATGTTGGGGGACTCATAGGCACCGGCCTCAACGTTGTTGGCTCAACACTTGATAACCTCACTGCTTTCTTGGGCCGAAGTGTCGCCCTACAGCTCATTAGTGCTACCAAACCTCTTG CaaatggaaaaggaaaagttgGAAAGGATACGTTCTTGGAAGGGATTATTGTGTCGTTACCAACTTTGGGAGCAGGGGAGTCTGCATTCAATATTCAGTTTGAATGGGACGAAAGCATGGGAATCCCCGGTGCGTTTTACATAAAGAACTACATGCAAGTTGAGTTTTACCTCAAGAGTTTGACTCTTGAAGACGTTCCAAACCAAGGAACCATTCGCTTTGTTTGCAACTCATGGGTTTATAACACTAAACTTTACAAAAGCGTGCGCATTTTCTTTGCCAACCAT ACATATGTTCCAAGTGAGACACCAGCAGCACTTGTGGGGTACAGAGAAGAAGAATTGAAGAATTTAAGAGGAGATGGAAAAGGAGAGCGCAAAGAACATGATAGGATCTATGATTATGATGTCTACAATGATTTGGGCAATCCAGATCACGGTGAAAATTTTGCTCGCCCAATTCTTGGAGGGTCTAGCACTCATCCCTACCCTCGTAGGGGAAGAACTGGTCGATATCCAACAAGGAAAG ATCAGAATTCTGAGAAGCCAGGCGAAGTTTATGTTCCAAGAGATGAAAATTTTGGTCACTTGAAGTCCTCGGATTTTCTTGCATATGGAATAAAATCTTTATCTCAATATGTCTTACCGGCGTTCGAATCTGTTTTCGATTTGAACTTCACGCCAAATGAGTTTGATAGCTTCCAAGATGTGCGTGACCTCCACGAAGGTGGAATTAAGCTTCCTACAGAAGTAATTAGCACAATTATGCCCTTACCGGTGATCAAAGAACTCTTTCGTACAGATGGTGAACAAGTCCTCAAGTTTCCACCACCTCATGTCATTCAAG TGAGTAAGTCTGCATGGATGACCGATGAAGAATTTGCAAGAGAGATGGTTGCGGGTGTAAATCCATGCGTAATTCGTGGtcttcaa GAGTTTCCTCCAAAAAGCAATCTGGATCCTACAATCTATGGTGAGCAAACCAGTAAGATAACAGCAGATGCCCTTGATCTAGATGGATACACAGTGGACGAG GCACTAGCAAGTCGGAGGTTATTTATGTTAGATTACCATGATGTATTCATGCCATATATAAGGCGGATAAATCAGACATATGCCAAGGCTTATGCGACAAGGACTATCCTTTTTCTGAGAGAAAATGGAACCTTAAAGCCAGTGGCCATCGAATTAAGTTTGCCACATCCTGCTGGGGACCTGTCAGGTGCTGTCAGTCAAGTCATCTTACCTGCAAAAGAAGGTGTTGAAAGTACAATTTGGCTACTGGCCAAAGCTTATGTGGTCGTAAATGACTCTTGCTATCATCAACTCATGAGCCATTG GTTAAATACTCATGCGGTGATTGAGCCATTCATCATAGCAACAAACCGACACCTTAGTGCTCTTCACCCAATTTATAAGCTTCTAACTCCTCACTACCGTGACACCATGAACATCAACGCACTTGCTAGGCAATCTCTCATTAATGCTGATGGCATAATAGAGAAATCTTTTTTGCCCTCAAAGCATTCCGTTGAGATGTCTTCAGCGGTTTATAAGAATTGGGTTTTCACTGATCAAGCACTACCTGCAGATCTTATCAAGAG AGGAGTGGCAATTAAGGATCCATCTGCCCCACATGGACTTCGACTTCTGATAGAGGACTACCCTTATGCTGTTGATGGGCTAGAGATATGGGCTGCAATTAAGACATGGGTCCAAGAATATGTGTCCTTGTACTATGCAAGAGATGATGATGTCAAACCTGATTCTGAACTCCAACAGTGGTGGAAAGAAGCTGTAGAGAAAGGTCATGGTGATCTGAAAGACAAGCCATGGTGGCCTAAGTTGCAAACAATTGAAGAGCTTGTTGAAATTTGCACCATTATCATATGGACTGCTTCAGCCCTCCATGCAGCCGTTAACTTTGGTCAATATCCATATGGAGGTTTCATTCTGAATCGCCCAACTTCTTCTAGAAGGTTGCTTCCTGAGAAAGGCACCCCAGAATATGAAGAAATGGTGAAAAGTCATCAAAAGGCTTATTTGAGAACTATTACATCAAAGTTTCAAACTCTAGTTGACCTTTCAGTGATAGAGATCTTGTCAAGGCATGCTTCTGATGAGGTCTACCTTGGCCAAAGGGACAACCCACATTGGACCTCTGACTCAAAAGcattacaagcctttcaaaaatTTGGAAACAAGCTCAAAGAAATTGAGGAAAAACTTGCAAGGAAGAACAATGATCAAAGTCTCTCCAATCGACTTGGGCCGGTTCAACTGCCATACACTTTGCTCCATCCTA
- the LOC114375010 gene encoding mitochondrial import inner membrane translocase subunit TIM23-2-like: MAYQTPDQDSGSDPKTPTRLYNPYKDLEVPIRNLYQLPTSPEYLFVEEARRKRRSWGENLTFYTGCGYLSGAVGGAASGLVGGVKSFESGDTAKLRVNRVLNSSGHAGRAWGNRLGVIGLLYAGIESGIEATRDTDDVWNSVAAGLGTGALYRAARGVRSAAVAGAVGGVVVGVAVTAKQALKRYVPI; this comes from the coding sequence ATGGCGTACCAGACCCCCGATCAAGATTCAGGTTCCGATCCGAAGACCCCAACGCGCCTCTACAACCCCTACAAGGATCTCGAAGTCCCCATTCGCAACCTCTACCAGCTCCCAACCTCCCCGGAGTACCTCTTCGTCGAGGAGGCCCGCCGCAAGCGCCGATCCTGGGGCGAGAACCTCACCTTCTATACCGGCTGCGGCTACCTCTCCGGCGCTGTCGGTGGCGCCGCCTCCGGCCTCGTCGGCGGCGTTAAATCCTTCGAGTCCGGCGACACCGCCAAGCTCCGCGTCAACCGCGTCCTCAACTCCTCCGGCCACGCCGGCCGCGCCTGGGGCAACCGCCTCGGCGTCATCGGCCTCCTTTACGCCGGCATCGAGAGCGGGATCGAGGCAACGAGGGACACCGACGACGTCTGGAACAGCGTCGCGGCGGGACTCGGCACCGGCGCGCTGTATCGTGCAGCGAGAGGGGTGCGTTCGGCGGCGGTGGCGGGCGCCGTCGGCGGCGTCGTGGTTGGAGTCGCTGTCACGGCGAAGCAGGCTTTGAAACGCTACGTGCCTATATGA